From a single Apium graveolens cultivar Ventura chromosome 2, ASM990537v1, whole genome shotgun sequence genomic region:
- the LOC141707787 gene encoding polygalacturonase-like, whose translation MAPPKYIFHFTIIVILYLISASFSLEDDVQLNNDVHLYNHDRDGYYDQETGYDSRAYPSQFLSSDGMSSDLPDIVGIGIESYLEKLAADTSAKTVSVQSYGAKGDGKSDDTKAFEKAWEKACSSSGAVFLVPENKKYLVKQITFEGPCKAALTVQIAGTILASNNREDYKEDKRHWLMFENIKNLVVGGGGVIDGNGKIWWENSCKIDESKPCTDAPTALTFYRVKQLTVKDLKIENAQQIQVSFERCVNVVASDLRVTAPGDSPNTDGVHITRTENMQLSSSVIETGDDCVSIENGSKKLKITDLTCGPGHGISIGSLGDGNSEAHVSDVSVDGAKLSGTMNGVRIKTYQGGSGSASNIKFKNIDMKNVENPIIIDQNYCDQAGPCKQQKSAVQVKNVVYENIKGTSATDVAINFDCSKNHPCQDIVLKDIKLTGQDGEKVKAVCKNVDLEESGTVSPRCPNN comes from the exons ATGGCTCCACCAAAATATATATTCCACTTCACCATCATTGTTATTCTGTATTTAATCTCAGCTTCCTTTAGTCTTGAAGATGATGTACAACTTAATAATGATGTTCATCTTTACAATCATGACCGTGATGGTTATTATGATCAAGAAACTGGATACGACTCTCGAGCATATCCTTCACAGTTTTTAAGCTCTGATGGCATGTCATCGGACTTGCCCGATATTGTTGGAATTGGAATAGAAAGTTACTTAGAAAAGCTTGCTGCAGATACATCAGCTAAAACTGTGAGTGTGCAGAGTTATGGAGCTAAAGGTGACGGTAAATCTGATGACACAAAG GCGTTTGAGAAGGCGTGGGAAAAAGCTTGTTCCTCGTCAGGGGCAGTATTTTTGGTACCCGAGAACAAAAAGTATCTTGTGAAACAAATTACCTTCGAGGGTCCTTGCAAAGCTGCTTTAACTGTGCAG ATAGCGGGCACTATTTTAGCATCAAACAATCGAGAAGACTACAAAGAAGACAAGAGACACTGGCTGATGTTCGAAAATATTAAAAATCTTGTAGTTGGAGGAGGTGGAGTTATTGACGGTAATGGCAAAATTTGGTGGGAAAACTCTTGTAAAATCGACGAATCAAAG CCCTGCACGGATGCGCCAACT GCACTGACCTTTTACAGGGTCAAACAATTAACAGTAAAGGACCTGAAGATAGAAAATGCGCAACAAATACAGGTATCTTTCGAGAGATGTGTGAATGTGGTTGCGTCGGATCTTAGAGTAACTGCACCTGGAGATAGCCCTAACACCGACGGAGTCCATATCACTCGCACTGAAAACATGCAGTTATCCAGCTCTGTTATTGAAACAG GTGATGATTGTGTTTCAATTGAAAATGGCAGCAAGAAGCTGAAAATTACAGATTTAACCTGTGGACCAGGCCATGGTATTAG CATCGGAAGTTTAGGAGATGGAAATTCAGAAGCTCATGTTTCTGATGTAAGTGTGGATGGAGCTAAGCTTTCTGGAACTATGAATGGAGTCAGGATCAAGACATATCAG GGAGGATCAGGAAGTGCAAGCAACATAAAGTTCAAGAATATTGACATGAAAAACGTTGAAAACCCCATCATCATAGATCAAAACTATTGCGATCAGGCCGGACCATGTAAACAACAG AAATCAGCTGTTCAAGTGAAGAATGTGGTGTATGAGAATATAAAAGGCACAAGTGCTACGGACGTGGCTATTAACTTTGATTGCAGCAAAAACCATCCGTGCCAAGATATTGTTCTCAAAGACATTAAGTTAACAGGACAAGATGGTGAAAAGGTGAAAGCTGTCTGCAAAAACGTTGATCTTGAAGAAAGCGGAACTGTTTCTCCGCGTTGTCCTAATAATTAG
- the LOC141707786 gene encoding ent-kaurene synthase-like 1 isoform X2 produces MSLLNLNTCVIRHKTHLHSYPSFSASLESGKRNSPQANTEASLTQGRKERIRSLFNKVDLSVSAYDTAWVAMVPSPHSSQSPCFSSCIDWILRNQLNDGSWGLPQQSVRWLKDDLSSTLACVLALKRWGVGQEQINKGSHFLESNFGSATDENQHSPLGFNIIFPGMLEYAKILNLKLPVDQKIFDTMLKKKATEIRRYSENQSLQSETYLACVSEGMGKSQNWDMVLKFQRKNGPLFDSPSTTAASLSHIQNTGCLNYLTQLLEKFGDAVYPSDIYTRLCLVDSLERMGIDPYFRQEIKTVLDEIYCSWLQDDEQFMDVATCALAFRILRVNGYDILSDKLTAIAKEVYYCNLLDGNLKDTSEVLELYRASQTIIYPYESDLEKQKTWSKCFLEQKLHTGSVHLDKYAQTIFKEVEDALKFPDYANLERLVHVRSIKNYNTDSSRILKTSYISENISNTNLQRFALEDFNACQSIYQEELRLLESWVVESKLDKLEFARQKTTYCYYPAAAMLFPPELHEARMSWSKHSILAVVVDDLFDIGGSMEELLNLIQLLNKWNVNVHTECCSENVHIIFSALQNTICETGDWAIKWQARNVTNHIIEFWMEFLSSVLREAEWARDSYVPKLEEYMTNGFISIALGPIVLPSVYLVDPELSENVFQNGELRNLLELMSTCGRLLNDIQSYKRESKQGKLNSVSLHMIHTDSEEAAVQDIKNIINEKRRELQRKVLQDKDSVVPRVCKDLFWKMSRVMHFTYMKDDGFTLDNMFWAVKAIIHEPISIDYD; encoded by the exons ATGTCTCTCTTAAACCTCAACACATGTGTCATTCGTCATAAAACCCATCTTCATTCCTACCCATCTTTCTCAG CTTCTTTGGAATCCGGAAAAAGAAATTCACCACAAGCTAATACGGAAGCCTCG CTTACCCAAGGGAGAAAGGAAAGGATTAGGAGCCTATTTAACAAGGTTGACCTATCAGTTTCAGCATATGACACGGCATGGGTTGCGATGGTCCCTTCTCCTCATTCTTCACAATCTCCTTGTTTCTCAAGTTGCATAGATTGGATATTGCGCAACCAACTTAATGATGGTTCCTGGGGTCTTCCTCAACAGAGCGTCCGATGGCTAAAAGATGATCTTTCCTCTACATTGGCATGTGTTCTTGCACTAAAGCGATGGGGCGTCGGTCAAGAACAAATCAACAAAG GCTCACATTTTCTCGAGTCAAATTTTGGTTCTGCTACTGATGAGAATCAACACTCACCATTGGGTTTTAATATCATTTTCCCTGGAATGCTCGAATATGCTAAAATTCTAAACCTGAAGCTTCCAGTGGATCAAAAAATCTTCGACACCATGCTGAAAAAGAAGGCCACTGAGATCAGAAG ATACTCTGAGAACCAGTCACTGCAGAGCGAAACCTATTTGGCATGTGTTTCGGAAGGGATGGGGAAGTCACAAAATTGGGATATGGTCCTGAAATTTCAGAGGAAAAATGGGCCATTGTTCGATTCACCATCAACGACAGCAGCTTCTTTAAGTCACATTCAAAATACTGGTTGTCTCAATTACCTCACTCAACTCCTGGAGAAATTTGGAGATGCAG TTTATCCTTCAGATATATATACTCGTCTTTGCCTGGTTGACAGTCTTGAAAGAATGGGAATTGATCCATATTTTAGGCAGGAAATCAAAACCGTCTTGGATGAAATATATTG TTCCTGGCTGCAGGATGATGAACAATTCATGGATGTTGCAACTTGTGCTTTAGCTTTTCGGATTCTACGAGTCAATGGATACGATATCTTGTCAG ACAAATTGACTGCAATAGCCAAAGAGGTGTATTATTGTAATTTGCTTGATGGAAATTTAAAGGACACATCTGAAGTGCTGGAGTTGTATAGGGCATCACAGACCATTATATATCCATATGAATCAGATTTGGAGAAGCAAAAAACATGGTCCAAGTGTTTTCTGGAACAGAAATTACATACTGGATCAGTTCATCTAGATAAATATGCTCAAACAATTTTTAAAGAG GTTGAGGATGCTTTAAAGTTTCCTGACTATGCAAATCTAGAACGTCTGGTCCACGTAAGAagtataaaaaattataatacaGACAGTTCAAGGATCCTAAAGACCTCGTACAT TTCGGAAAATATAAGTAACACTAATTTACAAAGATTTGCATTGGAAGACTTCAACGCATGCCAATCTATATACCAAGAAGAACTCAGGCTTCTTGAGAG TTGGGTAGTTGAGAGTAAGTTGGACAAGCTAGAGTTTGCACGCCAAAAGACAACATACTGTTATTACCCTGCTGCAGCTATGCTTTTTCCTCCTGAACTACATGAGGCACGTATGTCATGGTCGAAACATAGCATTCTTGCTGTTGTGGTGGATGACTTATTTGATATTGGAGGTTCCATGGAAGAACTCTTAAACCTGATTCAGCTGTTAAACAA ATGGAATGTTAATGTGCACACTGAATGCTGTTCCGAGAATGTCCATATTATATTTTCAGCTCTTCAGAACACAATATGTGAGACTGGGGATTGGGCAATCAAATGGCAAGCACGCAATGTGACCAATCACATCATTGAATTT TGGATGGAGTTTCTTAGTTCTGTGCTAAGGGAAGCTGAATGGGCTAGAGACAGTTATGTGCCGAAGCTGGAAGAATATATGACAAATGGTTTTATTTCAATTGCCTTGGGACCAATTGTTCTCCCATCTGTTTACCTTGTTGACCCGGAGCTATCAGAAAATGTTTTTCAAAATGGTGAACTTCGAAACCTTTTAGAGCTTATGAGCACGTGTGGCCGCCTTCTCAATGATATTCAGAGCTATAAG AGAGAATCTAAGCAAGGAAAATTAAATTCTGTCTCCTTGCATATGATTCACACTGATTCTGAAGAAGCTGCTGTTCAAGATATTAAGAATATAATAAACGAAAAGAGAAGAGAATTACAGAGAAAAGTATTACAAGACAAGGACAGTGTAGTCCCAAGAGTTTGCAAAGACTTGTTTTGGAAAATGAGTAGAGTAATGCATTTTACCTATATGAAGGATGATGGTTTCACCTTAGACAACATGTTTTGGGCTGTGAAGGctatcatacatgaacctatatCCATTGATTACGATTAA
- the LOC141707786 gene encoding ent-kaurene synthase-like 1 isoform X1: MSLLNLNTCVIRHKTHLHSYPSFSASLESGKRNSPQANTEASLTQGRKERIRSLFNKVDLSVSAYDTAWVAMVPSPHSSQSPCFSSCIDWILRNQLNDGSWGLPQQSVRWLKDDLSSTLACVLALKRWGVGQEQINKGSHFLESNFGSATDENQHSPLGFNIIFPGMLEYAKILNLKLPVDQKIFDTMLKKKATEIRRYSENQSLQSETYLACVSEGMGKSQNWDMVLKFQRKNGPLFDSPSTTAASLSHIQNTGCLNYLTQLLEKFGDAVPTVYPSDIYTRLCLVDSLERMGIDPYFRQEIKTVLDEIYCSWLQDDEQFMDVATCALAFRILRVNGYDILSDKLTAIAKEVYYCNLLDGNLKDTSEVLELYRASQTIIYPYESDLEKQKTWSKCFLEQKLHTGSVHLDKYAQTIFKEVEDALKFPDYANLERLVHVRSIKNYNTDSSRILKTSYISENISNTNLQRFALEDFNACQSIYQEELRLLESWVVESKLDKLEFARQKTTYCYYPAAAMLFPPELHEARMSWSKHSILAVVVDDLFDIGGSMEELLNLIQLLNKWNVNVHTECCSENVHIIFSALQNTICETGDWAIKWQARNVTNHIIEFWMEFLSSVLREAEWARDSYVPKLEEYMTNGFISIALGPIVLPSVYLVDPELSENVFQNGELRNLLELMSTCGRLLNDIQSYKRESKQGKLNSVSLHMIHTDSEEAAVQDIKNIINEKRRELQRKVLQDKDSVVPRVCKDLFWKMSRVMHFTYMKDDGFTLDNMFWAVKAIIHEPISIDYD, translated from the exons ATGTCTCTCTTAAACCTCAACACATGTGTCATTCGTCATAAAACCCATCTTCATTCCTACCCATCTTTCTCAG CTTCTTTGGAATCCGGAAAAAGAAATTCACCACAAGCTAATACGGAAGCCTCG CTTACCCAAGGGAGAAAGGAAAGGATTAGGAGCCTATTTAACAAGGTTGACCTATCAGTTTCAGCATATGACACGGCATGGGTTGCGATGGTCCCTTCTCCTCATTCTTCACAATCTCCTTGTTTCTCAAGTTGCATAGATTGGATATTGCGCAACCAACTTAATGATGGTTCCTGGGGTCTTCCTCAACAGAGCGTCCGATGGCTAAAAGATGATCTTTCCTCTACATTGGCATGTGTTCTTGCACTAAAGCGATGGGGCGTCGGTCAAGAACAAATCAACAAAG GCTCACATTTTCTCGAGTCAAATTTTGGTTCTGCTACTGATGAGAATCAACACTCACCATTGGGTTTTAATATCATTTTCCCTGGAATGCTCGAATATGCTAAAATTCTAAACCTGAAGCTTCCAGTGGATCAAAAAATCTTCGACACCATGCTGAAAAAGAAGGCCACTGAGATCAGAAG ATACTCTGAGAACCAGTCACTGCAGAGCGAAACCTATTTGGCATGTGTTTCGGAAGGGATGGGGAAGTCACAAAATTGGGATATGGTCCTGAAATTTCAGAGGAAAAATGGGCCATTGTTCGATTCACCATCAACGACAGCAGCTTCTTTAAGTCACATTCAAAATACTGGTTGTCTCAATTACCTCACTCAACTCCTGGAGAAATTTGGAGATGCAG TTCCAACAGTTTATCCTTCAGATATATATACTCGTCTTTGCCTGGTTGACAGTCTTGAAAGAATGGGAATTGATCCATATTTTAGGCAGGAAATCAAAACCGTCTTGGATGAAATATATTG TTCCTGGCTGCAGGATGATGAACAATTCATGGATGTTGCAACTTGTGCTTTAGCTTTTCGGATTCTACGAGTCAATGGATACGATATCTTGTCAG ACAAATTGACTGCAATAGCCAAAGAGGTGTATTATTGTAATTTGCTTGATGGAAATTTAAAGGACACATCTGAAGTGCTGGAGTTGTATAGGGCATCACAGACCATTATATATCCATATGAATCAGATTTGGAGAAGCAAAAAACATGGTCCAAGTGTTTTCTGGAACAGAAATTACATACTGGATCAGTTCATCTAGATAAATATGCTCAAACAATTTTTAAAGAG GTTGAGGATGCTTTAAAGTTTCCTGACTATGCAAATCTAGAACGTCTGGTCCACGTAAGAagtataaaaaattataatacaGACAGTTCAAGGATCCTAAAGACCTCGTACAT TTCGGAAAATATAAGTAACACTAATTTACAAAGATTTGCATTGGAAGACTTCAACGCATGCCAATCTATATACCAAGAAGAACTCAGGCTTCTTGAGAG TTGGGTAGTTGAGAGTAAGTTGGACAAGCTAGAGTTTGCACGCCAAAAGACAACATACTGTTATTACCCTGCTGCAGCTATGCTTTTTCCTCCTGAACTACATGAGGCACGTATGTCATGGTCGAAACATAGCATTCTTGCTGTTGTGGTGGATGACTTATTTGATATTGGAGGTTCCATGGAAGAACTCTTAAACCTGATTCAGCTGTTAAACAA ATGGAATGTTAATGTGCACACTGAATGCTGTTCCGAGAATGTCCATATTATATTTTCAGCTCTTCAGAACACAATATGTGAGACTGGGGATTGGGCAATCAAATGGCAAGCACGCAATGTGACCAATCACATCATTGAATTT TGGATGGAGTTTCTTAGTTCTGTGCTAAGGGAAGCTGAATGGGCTAGAGACAGTTATGTGCCGAAGCTGGAAGAATATATGACAAATGGTTTTATTTCAATTGCCTTGGGACCAATTGTTCTCCCATCTGTTTACCTTGTTGACCCGGAGCTATCAGAAAATGTTTTTCAAAATGGTGAACTTCGAAACCTTTTAGAGCTTATGAGCACGTGTGGCCGCCTTCTCAATGATATTCAGAGCTATAAG AGAGAATCTAAGCAAGGAAAATTAAATTCTGTCTCCTTGCATATGATTCACACTGATTCTGAAGAAGCTGCTGTTCAAGATATTAAGAATATAATAAACGAAAAGAGAAGAGAATTACAGAGAAAAGTATTACAAGACAAGGACAGTGTAGTCCCAAGAGTTTGCAAAGACTTGTTTTGGAAAATGAGTAGAGTAATGCATTTTACCTATATGAAGGATGATGGTTTCACCTTAGACAACATGTTTTGGGCTGTGAAGGctatcatacatgaacctatatCCATTGATTACGATTAA
- the LOC141707786 gene encoding ent-kaurene synthase-like 1 isoform X3, producing MSLLNLNTCVIRHKTHLHSYPSFSASLESGKRNSPQANTEASLTQGRKERIRSLFNKVDLSVSAYDTAWVAMVPSPHSSQSPCFSSCIDWILRNQLNDGSWGLPQQSVRWLKDDLSSTLACVLALKRWGVGQEQINKGSHFLESNFGSATDENQHSPLGFNIIFPGMLEYAKILNLKLPVDQKIFDTMLKKKATEIRRYSENQSLQSETYLACVSEGMGKSQNWDMVLKFQRKNGPLFDSPSTTAASLSHIQNTGCLNYLTQLLEKFGDADIYTRLCLVDSLERMGIDPYFRQEIKTVLDEIYCSWLQDDEQFMDVATCALAFRILRVNGYDILSDKLTAIAKEVYYCNLLDGNLKDTSEVLELYRASQTIIYPYESDLEKQKTWSKCFLEQKLHTGSVHLDKYAQTIFKEVEDALKFPDYANLERLVHVRSIKNYNTDSSRILKTSYISENISNTNLQRFALEDFNACQSIYQEELRLLESWVVESKLDKLEFARQKTTYCYYPAAAMLFPPELHEARMSWSKHSILAVVVDDLFDIGGSMEELLNLIQLLNKWNVNVHTECCSENVHIIFSALQNTICETGDWAIKWQARNVTNHIIEFWMEFLSSVLREAEWARDSYVPKLEEYMTNGFISIALGPIVLPSVYLVDPELSENVFQNGELRNLLELMSTCGRLLNDIQSYKRESKQGKLNSVSLHMIHTDSEEAAVQDIKNIINEKRRELQRKVLQDKDSVVPRVCKDLFWKMSRVMHFTYMKDDGFTLDNMFWAVKAIIHEPISIDYD from the exons ATGTCTCTCTTAAACCTCAACACATGTGTCATTCGTCATAAAACCCATCTTCATTCCTACCCATCTTTCTCAG CTTCTTTGGAATCCGGAAAAAGAAATTCACCACAAGCTAATACGGAAGCCTCG CTTACCCAAGGGAGAAAGGAAAGGATTAGGAGCCTATTTAACAAGGTTGACCTATCAGTTTCAGCATATGACACGGCATGGGTTGCGATGGTCCCTTCTCCTCATTCTTCACAATCTCCTTGTTTCTCAAGTTGCATAGATTGGATATTGCGCAACCAACTTAATGATGGTTCCTGGGGTCTTCCTCAACAGAGCGTCCGATGGCTAAAAGATGATCTTTCCTCTACATTGGCATGTGTTCTTGCACTAAAGCGATGGGGCGTCGGTCAAGAACAAATCAACAAAG GCTCACATTTTCTCGAGTCAAATTTTGGTTCTGCTACTGATGAGAATCAACACTCACCATTGGGTTTTAATATCATTTTCCCTGGAATGCTCGAATATGCTAAAATTCTAAACCTGAAGCTTCCAGTGGATCAAAAAATCTTCGACACCATGCTGAAAAAGAAGGCCACTGAGATCAGAAG ATACTCTGAGAACCAGTCACTGCAGAGCGAAACCTATTTGGCATGTGTTTCGGAAGGGATGGGGAAGTCACAAAATTGGGATATGGTCCTGAAATTTCAGAGGAAAAATGGGCCATTGTTCGATTCACCATCAACGACAGCAGCTTCTTTAAGTCACATTCAAAATACTGGTTGTCTCAATTACCTCACTCAACTCCTGGAGAAATTTGGAGATGCAG ATATATATACTCGTCTTTGCCTGGTTGACAGTCTTGAAAGAATGGGAATTGATCCATATTTTAGGCAGGAAATCAAAACCGTCTTGGATGAAATATATTG TTCCTGGCTGCAGGATGATGAACAATTCATGGATGTTGCAACTTGTGCTTTAGCTTTTCGGATTCTACGAGTCAATGGATACGATATCTTGTCAG ACAAATTGACTGCAATAGCCAAAGAGGTGTATTATTGTAATTTGCTTGATGGAAATTTAAAGGACACATCTGAAGTGCTGGAGTTGTATAGGGCATCACAGACCATTATATATCCATATGAATCAGATTTGGAGAAGCAAAAAACATGGTCCAAGTGTTTTCTGGAACAGAAATTACATACTGGATCAGTTCATCTAGATAAATATGCTCAAACAATTTTTAAAGAG GTTGAGGATGCTTTAAAGTTTCCTGACTATGCAAATCTAGAACGTCTGGTCCACGTAAGAagtataaaaaattataatacaGACAGTTCAAGGATCCTAAAGACCTCGTACAT TTCGGAAAATATAAGTAACACTAATTTACAAAGATTTGCATTGGAAGACTTCAACGCATGCCAATCTATATACCAAGAAGAACTCAGGCTTCTTGAGAG TTGGGTAGTTGAGAGTAAGTTGGACAAGCTAGAGTTTGCACGCCAAAAGACAACATACTGTTATTACCCTGCTGCAGCTATGCTTTTTCCTCCTGAACTACATGAGGCACGTATGTCATGGTCGAAACATAGCATTCTTGCTGTTGTGGTGGATGACTTATTTGATATTGGAGGTTCCATGGAAGAACTCTTAAACCTGATTCAGCTGTTAAACAA ATGGAATGTTAATGTGCACACTGAATGCTGTTCCGAGAATGTCCATATTATATTTTCAGCTCTTCAGAACACAATATGTGAGACTGGGGATTGGGCAATCAAATGGCAAGCACGCAATGTGACCAATCACATCATTGAATTT TGGATGGAGTTTCTTAGTTCTGTGCTAAGGGAAGCTGAATGGGCTAGAGACAGTTATGTGCCGAAGCTGGAAGAATATATGACAAATGGTTTTATTTCAATTGCCTTGGGACCAATTGTTCTCCCATCTGTTTACCTTGTTGACCCGGAGCTATCAGAAAATGTTTTTCAAAATGGTGAACTTCGAAACCTTTTAGAGCTTATGAGCACGTGTGGCCGCCTTCTCAATGATATTCAGAGCTATAAG AGAGAATCTAAGCAAGGAAAATTAAATTCTGTCTCCTTGCATATGATTCACACTGATTCTGAAGAAGCTGCTGTTCAAGATATTAAGAATATAATAAACGAAAAGAGAAGAGAATTACAGAGAAAAGTATTACAAGACAAGGACAGTGTAGTCCCAAGAGTTTGCAAAGACTTGTTTTGGAAAATGAGTAGAGTAATGCATTTTACCTATATGAAGGATGATGGTTTCACCTTAGACAACATGTTTTGGGCTGTGAAGGctatcatacatgaacctatatCCATTGATTACGATTAA